In Anaerolineales bacterium, a genomic segment contains:
- the pgeF gene encoding peptidoglycan editing factor PgeF — translation MHRIARNSTPIYYEFDLWHGDSALTHGVFTRLGGSSPAPFDSLNVGGTVGDDPAALRDNLRRIYAALDVAGEAACTVWQVHSADVVVVSGRAAGRHWLARADGMVTNIPALPLTMRFADCTPILFQDPVRRAVGIAHAGWRGTVGKVATRTLEAMTAAYGTNPADVRAAIGPSIGVDHYEVGAEVVAAVDEAFGTTDGVIQRDAAGRTYFDLWAANRRLLVAAGVPDCQIETAGLCTATRTDEFYSHRAERGKTGRFCAVIALEG, via the coding sequence ATGCACCGAATCGCCCGCAACAGCACACCCATCTATTACGAATTTGACCTCTGGCATGGCGACTCCGCCCTTACGCATGGGGTCTTTACGCGCCTCGGCGGGAGCAGCCCCGCCCCTTTTGATTCGCTGAACGTGGGAGGGACGGTGGGCGATGATCCTGCCGCCCTGCGCGATAATCTGCGCCGCATTTACGCTGCCCTGGATGTGGCGGGCGAGGCGGCATGTACGGTGTGGCAAGTTCACAGTGCCGATGTCGTTGTTGTTAGTGGGCGGGCGGCGGGGCGTCACTGGCTAGCACGTGCCGATGGGATGGTGACGAACATTCCTGCGCTGCCGCTGACGATGCGCTTTGCCGACTGCACACCAATCCTCTTTCAGGATCCTGTCCGCCGCGCCGTTGGGATTGCCCATGCCGGCTGGCGGGGGACGGTGGGGAAGGTGGCGACACGCACCCTTGAGGCAATGACCGCCGCCTATGGGACGAATCCGGCGGATGTTCGCGCCGCGATTGGACCGAGCATCGGGGTCGATCACTACGAGGTGGGCGCAGAGGTGGTGGCGGCTGTCGATGAGGCGTTCGGGACGACAGATGGGGTGATTCAGAGGGACGCCGCCGGACGCACCTATTTTGACCTGTGGGCGGCAAACCGCCGTTTGCTGGTGGCGGCGGGCGTCCCCGACTGTCAGATTGAGACGGCGGGACTCTGCACGGCGACGCGCACGGATGAGTTTTATTCACACCGTGCCGAACGAGGCAAGACGGGGCGTTTCTGTGCGGTGATCGCTCTAGAGGGTTGA
- a CDS encoding YggS family pyridoxal phosphate-dependent enzyme, which yields MAYEFIPERAATLRATMAETCLRAGRTPETVRLIAVSKTHPPEAVTAAAAAGITAFGENRVEEAAGKIATVEALTAARLEWHMVGHVQSRKAADVIAAGFHTVHSVDSVKLATRLGRFAAERPHPAAQRILLEVNLSGEVSKDGFPAQGWENDADTRRTLWDAVRQIAALAGVQIGGLMTIAPIVEEMEAARPVFAALRRLRDALAESFPALALSDLSMGMTDDYPVAIEEGATLIRIGRALFGERG from the coding sequence ATGGCTTATGAGTTTATCCCCGAACGGGCTGCTACGCTGCGGGCGACGATGGCGGAAACCTGTCTGCGCGCTGGGCGCACCCCTGAGACGGTGCGGCTGATCGCTGTCAGCAAAACGCACCCGCCAGAGGCAGTCACAGCGGCGGCGGCGGCGGGGATCACGGCATTTGGCGAAAACCGCGTTGAAGAAGCGGCGGGGAAAATTGCCACAGTAGAGGCGCTGACAGCGGCACGTCTTGAATGGCACATGGTTGGGCATGTCCAGAGCCGGAAGGCAGCCGATGTGATCGCTGCTGGTTTCCACACCGTCCATTCGGTTGATTCGGTCAAACTTGCCACGCGCTTGGGGCGTTTTGCCGCCGAACGTCCGCACCCCGCTGCGCAGCGCATCTTATTGGAGGTGAACCTGAGCGGTGAAGTCAGCAAAGATGGTTTCCCCGCACAAGGGTGGGAGAACGACGCCGATACGCGCCGCACCCTGTGGGATGCCGTGAGGCAGATCGCCGCCTTAGCGGGCGTTCAGATTGGCGGGCTGATGACGATTGCCCCCATTGTTGAAGAAATGGAGGCGGCTCGTCCCGTCTTTGCCGCGCTGCGCCGCCTGCGTGATGCGCTCGCGGAGTCCTTCCCGGCGCTGGCACTGAGCGATCTGAGTATGGGAATGACCGACGATTATCCGGTTGCCATTGAAGAAGGGGCAACGCTCATCCGCATTGGGCGGGCGCTGTTTGGGGAGCGGGGGTGA
- a CDS encoding caspase family protein, translated as MNYRKYALLIGSHTFEYADHFPPLRTPAQNVEKLAALLQDPEIGGFAEGDVRMLINRPYKEVRRAIINLFKDKTYEDYLLLYYSGHGFKPGGRLFYAVTDSEPEYPEDSAIADAELKEAIRASNSKRIVVILDCCHSGAALKSGAMAAGDAALDLTENLDHIGFGRVFMTASGATQQAWEFDQPGDSSPYSVFSRFLLEGLAEGAADTDDDTNIYTRELYDFIHHRIKESFPALNMTPGYSFGEGTSDLLIARNPRPRKLSEDIRKRLRHESYKERRRVIVELEDVILENRTANPLLAEEAERELAALSQDADERVRETARRTLEGIRGLNAPPPTTGTVIKRLFISSPNDVKPEREIVKRVATKLNDDPEFRGRLSLETVAWEDDESAKRATISVQGNIDRNLPKPEACDIVTVIFWSRIGSELPQSERRPNGPVFQSGTVGEYLDARDAPRQRPDDPPALFVYRAKRQPELTLHDPLKFGDELKQLTYLNDFLREEFQPGGQYVRSLNEYNDLPNFEILIEKHLRAELRRQMMPRSPDTEDAPAAASMSAARVAAPSTQDDAYTAEDVQTYLNWAIEQHTSLELRGLGEGGSAPTIPLEKVFVALKGNRASAAEYRASQSILTADIFEREDMREVLEEFAARSEGFIPIELLVKELQDRELADNPAMPTLQERDRAVDDAEKPITLGEAFRRERWLVILGDPGSGKTTLARWLALKLALGLRDAANPDEALIVPAHQIDPDKAPDDTAQISLGVLRLPVLLRVADYAEALARARVEGRGLPIESFLGAHKGFFRWQAPPLPERKINRMIREFIGRGQAVIMLDGMDEITESTQRDDVIRAIESFTSDQINARGRLLPPEMKAFEALRLAELPPAEHGGNQIVVTSRIAGYHAAPLTGGYMHVTIQPMGENAVRHFCDLWMGAAMPLKYPGLPAEEIDALAEQQASGLKAQIFNPARPRIRELATNPLLITILALVYLEDDRGQLPAQRAELYRRAINILVNVWRQKQTGLGTGERFGEKLSLEQIIYVLAPVAAWMHETTSRGYITAGKLREIIRPELATIFKKDEDDLALQHYVDTFLTTVQEDAGLLAERGKDLYGFLHLTFQEYLAGRHLVRVDRRHEMAATQIIEKLPDPRWREPILLALGYVSTDELRWGPASREKLLEAMLQADDTDNLRDLLPRSALLIVKAIGEMGTLPARIIEDITERLLYAYADKDGLGQYDDLMNQVQSAFRLLYENDTSRPILIKVLGRKLRRDPKLALAAADLLRRNRWYDPDLLGGLIEALQYDDDRADFPVTNTLREMLKPQMAAGIKIPKAPTRDAKVEKDLTETERKLTALDSERETLLAQIASMEADFERLQADYEAEQKRRAEESAAQRRQADLLRRQTIPELVATLERILASPPLDEAAFSAALTKLRGYDPTFGSGVKGMPLSVLYPRLRSVLDGSTLDRLQKDLANLEATYGQLSAEYPAKLAAWEVAQAAYKAKQASRPTPPTDPQKPKNPFDLPPLPPPPPPLKPVHPDERLNDLRAQMARIESGADEADLRAQIAARLQALIEG; from the coding sequence ATGAACTATCGCAAGTATGCCCTTCTGATTGGCAGCCACACCTTTGAGTATGCCGATCACTTCCCCCCCTTGCGCACGCCCGCCCAAAATGTGGAAAAACTGGCAGCGCTCTTGCAAGACCCAGAGATTGGTGGCTTTGCCGAAGGCGATGTGCGGATGCTCATCAACCGCCCCTACAAAGAGGTTCGGCGGGCGATTATCAATCTGTTTAAAGACAAAACCTACGAAGATTACCTTCTGCTCTATTACTCTGGGCATGGTTTCAAACCGGGGGGGCGCTTGTTTTACGCTGTAACCGATTCTGAACCGGAGTATCCCGAAGATTCGGCAATTGCCGACGCCGAACTGAAAGAGGCAATTCGCGCCAGCAACTCGAAACGGATCGTTGTCATTTTGGACTGCTGCCACAGTGGGGCAGCCCTGAAAAGCGGCGCAATGGCGGCGGGTGATGCGGCACTTGACCTCACCGAAAATCTTGATCACATTGGCTTTGGGCGCGTCTTTATGACTGCCAGCGGCGCTACCCAACAGGCATGGGAATTCGACCAGCCCGGCGATTCCTCACCCTATTCTGTTTTCTCCCGCTTTTTGCTCGAAGGCTTGGCAGAAGGTGCGGCGGATACCGACGACGATACAAACATCTATACCCGTGAACTTTATGATTTCATCCACCACCGCATCAAGGAATCCTTCCCCGCCCTGAACATGACCCCCGGCTACAGCTTTGGCGAGGGGACAAGCGATCTGCTCATTGCCCGCAACCCACGCCCGCGCAAACTCTCCGAGGATATTCGCAAACGCCTTCGTCATGAGAGTTACAAAGAACGCCGTCGTGTCATTGTTGAACTGGAAGATGTCATTCTTGAAAATCGCACCGCCAACCCCCTGCTGGCGGAGGAGGCTGAGCGCGAATTGGCGGCGCTCTCCCAAGACGCCGATGAGCGTGTGCGCGAGACAGCACGGCGTACCCTTGAGGGCATTCGGGGGCTGAACGCCCCACCGCCCACAACGGGAACGGTTATCAAGCGGCTGTTTATTTCCTCCCCAAACGATGTCAAACCAGAGCGCGAGATCGTCAAGCGCGTTGCCACCAAATTGAACGACGATCCCGAATTTCGCGGGCGGCTCAGCCTTGAGACGGTGGCATGGGAAGATGATGAAAGCGCCAAGCGAGCGACGATCTCCGTTCAGGGCAATATAGACCGCAACCTTCCCAAACCAGAAGCGTGCGACATTGTGACCGTCATTTTTTGGTCGCGGATCGGCTCTGAACTGCCCCAAAGCGAACGCCGCCCAAACGGACCTGTCTTTCAGAGCGGCACGGTGGGCGAATACCTTGATGCCCGCGATGCCCCGCGCCAACGCCCAGACGACCCGCCCGCCCTGTTTGTCTACCGTGCCAAGCGCCAGCCGGAATTGACCCTTCACGATCCGCTCAAATTTGGCGACGAACTGAAGCAGCTTACCTACCTCAACGATTTCCTGCGTGAGGAATTCCAGCCCGGCGGGCAGTATGTTCGTTCTCTGAACGAGTACAACGATCTCCCCAACTTTGAAATCCTGATCGAAAAACACCTGCGGGCGGAACTCCGCCGACAGATGATGCCCCGTTCCCCCGACACCGAGGACGCCCCCGCCGCCGCGTCCATGTCCGCCGCACGGGTTGCCGCCCCCTCCACCCAAGACGACGCCTACACCGCCGAGGATGTGCAAACCTACCTGAATTGGGCTATTGAGCAGCACACCTCGCTGGAACTGCGCGGCTTGGGCGAGGGTGGCAGCGCTCCCACCATCCCCCTGGAAAAGGTCTTTGTCGCCCTCAAGGGCAACCGCGCCAGCGCCGCTGAATACCGCGCTAGCCAGAGCATCCTCACCGCTGATATTTTCGAGCGCGAGGACATGCGCGAGGTACTGGAGGAATTCGCCGCCCGTTCGGAGGGGTTCATCCCCATTGAACTACTGGTGAAGGAACTTCAAGATCGGGAATTGGCGGATAATCCGGCGATGCCCACCCTCCAAGAGCGAGATCGCGCTGTGGACGATGCGGAAAAGCCGATCACCTTGGGCGAGGCATTCCGGCGTGAACGCTGGTTGGTCATTCTTGGTGATCCGGGCAGCGGAAAGACAACCCTTGCCCGTTGGCTAGCGTTAAAACTGGCGCTTGGCTTGCGCGATGCCGCCAATCCCGACGAGGCTTTGATTGTCCCCGCCCACCAGATCGACCCCGACAAAGCCCCCGACGATACAGCACAGATCAGCTTGGGCGTGCTGCGTCTGCCCGTCTTGCTGCGCGTTGCCGATTATGCCGAGGCGCTGGCGCGGGCGCGGGTAGAAGGGCGTGGACTACCTATTGAATCCTTCCTCGGCGCACATAAAGGCTTTTTCCGCTGGCAGGCGCCGCCCCTTCCCGAACGGAAAATCAACCGGATGATCCGCGAGTTTATCGGGCGCGGGCAAGCAGTGATCATGCTTGATGGGATGGACGAGATCACCGAAAGCACACAACGCGACGATGTAATCCGCGCCATTGAGTCCTTCACCAGCGACCAGATCAATGCGCGGGGACGTCTGCTCCCCCCAGAGATGAAAGCGTTTGAGGCGCTCCGCCTTGCCGAACTACCACCCGCCGAACACGGCGGCAACCAGATCGTCGTCACCAGCCGCATTGCCGGCTACCACGCCGCCCCCCTGACCGGTGGCTACATGCACGTGACTATCCAGCCGATGGGCGAGAACGCCGTCCGCCACTTCTGCGATCTGTGGATGGGCGCGGCAATGCCTTTGAAATACCCCGGGCTTCCGGCTGAAGAAATTGACGCGCTGGCGGAACAGCAGGCAAGCGGCTTGAAGGCGCAGATTTTCAACCCCGCCCGCCCGCGCATCCGCGAGCTTGCTACGAATCCCCTTCTCATTACGATTTTGGCGCTGGTCTACCTCGAAGATGATCGCGGGCAGCTTCCCGCCCAACGTGCCGAGCTTTACCGCCGCGCCATCAACATCTTGGTCAATGTCTGGCGGCAAAAGCAAACCGGTTTGGGGACGGGCGAACGCTTTGGCGAAAAGCTCAGTCTAGAGCAGATTATTTATGTCCTCGCCCCCGTCGCCGCGTGGATGCATGAAACCACCTCGCGGGGGTACATCACCGCTGGTAAACTGCGCGAAATCATCCGCCCCGAACTGGCAACCATCTTCAAGAAAGATGAGGACGATCTCGCCCTTCAGCATTACGTCGATACCTTCCTGACCACCGTTCAAGAAGATGCTGGACTCCTTGCCGAGCGCGGGAAAGACCTCTACGGATTCCTCCACCTCACCTTTCAGGAATACCTCGCCGGGCGTCACCTCGTCCGGGTGGATCGCCGCCACGAGATGGCGGCGACGCAGATCATCGAAAAGCTGCCCGATCCCCGCTGGCGAGAGCCGATCCTCTTGGCGCTTGGCTATGTCAGTACCGATGAACTCCGCTGGGGTCCCGCCTCGCGGGAAAAACTGCTAGAGGCGATGCTCCAAGCCGACGATACGGATAACCTCCGTGATCTCCTCCCCCGCAGCGCCTTGCTCATCGTGAAGGCTATCGGGGAGATGGGAACCCTCCCCGCGCGGATCATTGAGGACATTACCGAACGCCTTCTCTATGCCTACGCCGATAAAGACGGCTTGGGGCAGTATGACGACCTCATGAATCAAGTCCAAAGCGCCTTCCGGCTGCTTTATGAGAACGACACCAGCCGCCCCATCTTGATCAAAGTCTTGGGGCGAAAACTCCGCCGCGACCCAAAATTGGCGCTTGCCGCTGCCGATCTCTTGCGCCGCAACCGTTGGTATGACCCTGACCTTCTCGGTGGGCTGATTGAGGCGCTCCAATATGACGATGATCGCGCCGATTTTCCCGTGACGAACACCCTCCGCGAAATGCTCAAACCACAGATGGCGGCAGGCATCAAAATTCCCAAAGCTCCCACCCGCGATGCGAAGGTGGAGAAAGACCTCACCGAGACAGAACGCAAATTAACCGCACTCGATTCCGAGCGAGAGACCCTTCTCGCACAGATTGCTAGCATGGAGGCGGATTTTGAGCGCTTGCAAGCGGATTACGAGGCAGAACAAAAACGCCGTGCCGAAGAGTCAGCAGCCCAACGGCGGCAAGCCGACCTTCTCCGTCGCCAGACCATTCCCGAACTCGTGGCGACGTTGGAGCGCATTCTTGCCTCCCCACCCCTTGACGAGGCTGCCTTTAGTGCGGCGCTGACGAAGTTGCGGGGCTACGATCCCACCTTTGGCAGCGGCGTGAAAGGTATGCCGCTTTCGGTGCTATATCCTCGCCTCCGCTCCGTTCTTGATGGGTCAACCTTAGACCGCCTTCAAAAAGACCTTGCCAATCTGGAAGCGACTTACGGGCAGTTGAGCGCCGAATATCCGGCAAAATTAGCGGCATGGGAAGTGGCACAAGCGGCGTATAAGGCGAAGCAGGCAAGCCGACCCACGCCTCCTACCGACCCCCAAAAACCGAAAAATCCGTTTGACCTTCCACCCCTCCCACCGCCCCCGCCCCCGCTCAAGCCCGTCCATCCCGATGAGCGCCTGAACGACCTTCGGGCGCAGATGGCGCGGATCGAATCCGGCGCGGATGAAGCCGACCTTCGGGCGCAGATTGCCGCCCGTTTGCAGGCGCTCATCGAGGGGTAA
- the hutU gene encoding urocanate hydratase, translating into MSRVIRAPRGTEITCKGWQQEAALRMLMNNLDPDVAEAPDDLIVYGGRGRAARNWESFEAILRILRELEDDETLLIQSGKPVVVFRSHPDAPRVLIANSNLVPHWATQANFDALERQGLIMYGQMTAGSWIYIGSQGIVQGTYETFGSLAQQHGWGDLSRRVVLTAGLGGMGGAQPLAVTMNGGVALCVEVDRTRAERRLQTRYLDVIADDLEDAMVRVETAKNAGEALSIAVIGNAAELYARLYALGVRPDVVTDQTPAHDPFAYLPVGVSPEDAPRLREADPEDFTRRSAAAMAAQCQSMLDFQSAGAVVFDYGNNLRQRAFDAGVANAFAYPGFVPAYVRPLFCEGKGPFRWVALSGDPADIQRTDQEILRLFPDDAHLRRWMTLAGEKIAFQGLPARICWLGYGERAKAGLAFNELVRRGEVKAPIVIGRDHLDSGSVASPNRETEAMRDGSDAISDWAILNALINAVGGATWVSFHHGGGVGIGYSQHAGQVIVADGTDAAARRLERVLTTDPGMGVVRHADAGYPEAISAAQRHGIKIPMLG; encoded by the coding sequence ATGTCTAGAGTGATTCGCGCCCCACGTGGCACAGAGATTACGTGCAAGGGCTGGCAGCAAGAAGCCGCGCTGCGGATGCTGATGAACAACCTTGATCCAGACGTTGCCGAAGCCCCTGACGATTTAATCGTTTATGGTGGGCGTGGACGGGCAGCGCGGAATTGGGAATCCTTTGAGGCTATCCTTCGTATCCTACGCGAACTCGAAGATGACGAGACTCTTCTTATTCAGTCGGGAAAACCCGTCGTCGTCTTTCGCAGCCACCCCGACGCCCCCCGTGTGCTGATTGCCAACTCAAACCTCGTCCCCCATTGGGCAACTCAAGCAAATTTTGACGCCCTAGAGCGGCAGGGGCTAATCATGTATGGGCAGATGACCGCCGGATCGTGGATTTACATTGGCTCACAGGGCATTGTGCAAGGCACATACGAGACATTCGGTTCACTGGCGCAGCAGCACGGGTGGGGTGATTTGAGTCGGCGGGTTGTCCTCACCGCTGGATTAGGGGGGATGGGTGGGGCGCAGCCCCTTGCGGTGACGATGAATGGCGGCGTCGCCCTGTGTGTGGAGGTAGATCGCACTCGCGCTGAACGCCGCTTGCAAACACGCTATCTCGATGTGATCGCGGACGATTTGGAAGATGCTATGGTGCGTGTGGAGACGGCAAAAAACGCTGGTGAAGCGCTCTCCATCGCCGTGATAGGGAACGCAGCGGAACTCTATGCCCGCTTGTATGCGCTTGGCGTCCGTCCTGATGTCGTCACCGATCAAACACCCGCCCATGATCCCTTTGCCTATCTGCCCGTAGGCGTCTCCCCAGAGGATGCCCCTCGTCTGCGCGAAGCCGATCCTGAGGATTTCACCCGCCGGAGCGCGGCGGCAATGGCGGCACAATGTCAAAGTATGCTTGATTTTCAGTCGGCGGGTGCGGTTGTTTTCGATTATGGGAACAACCTTCGGCAGCGTGCCTTTGACGCCGGCGTTGCCAATGCTTTTGCCTATCCGGGTTTTGTCCCTGCTTACGTTCGCCCCTTGTTTTGCGAAGGGAAGGGTCCCTTTCGGTGGGTAGCGCTCTCTGGCGACCCCGCAGATATTCAACGCACCGATCAGGAAATTCTGCGCCTTTTTCCTGACGATGCACACCTTCGTCGCTGGATGACGCTGGCGGGGGAAAAAATTGCCTTTCAGGGCTTGCCCGCTCGCATTTGTTGGCTTGGCTATGGCGAACGGGCAAAGGCAGGACTGGCGTTTAATGAACTTGTCCGGCGGGGCGAGGTGAAAGCCCCGATTGTGATTGGACGGGATCACCTTGATTCGGGGTCAGTGGCATCCCCCAACCGCGAGACAGAGGCAATGCGCGATGGATCAGACGCGATTTCTGATTGGGCAATCTTAAATGCGCTGATCAATGCTGTTGGCGGGGCAACATGGGTGAGTTTCCATCACGGCGGCGGGGTGGGCATTGGATACAGCCAGCACGCCGGGCAGGTGATCGTTGCCGACGGAACAGACGCCGCCGCTCGCCGTTTGGAGCGCGTTCTGACGACTGATCCCGGGATGGGCGTCGTCCGCCACGCCGATGCCGGTTATCCAGAGGCGATCAGCGCGGCACAACGGCACGGGATCAAGATTCCGATGCTGGGCTAA